A window of the Dermatophagoides farinae isolate YC_2012a chromosome 2, ASM2471394v1, whole genome shotgun sequence genome harbors these coding sequences:
- the UGP gene encoding UDP-glucose pyrophosphorylase isoform X2, which yields MTLDMNSNQNTSRHQRKISSTTEFKEIAKKDAINQLATELDKLNLTCKNDDEKKQFQTEARGFKDLFEKFIVGNEAIVWDKIQPLPDEAVCRYETLTDPPSELIRDMLNKLVVVKLNGGLGTSMGCTGPKSVIPVRNDLTFLDLTVQQIEKLNKTYDADVPLVLMNSFNTHDGTLKLLRKYAGFRVAIFTFMQSRYPRINKETLMPISTSVHSNPEDWYPPGHGDFYESFFESDLLGDFLKAGRKYVFLSNIDNLGATVDLNILNYLLNPSISSPPTYVMEVTNKTHADVKGGTLIQYEGHVRLLEIAQVPKAHVDEFKSVKKFKIFNTNNLWINLAELKRLVENKMLNMDIIVNNKHSESGIDIIQLETAVGSAMKSFSGAIGINVPRSRFLPVKKTSDLMLVMSNLYSLKDGALIMNPLRSFPSVPLVKLGDSHFTKVRDFLSRFASIPDMVELIHLTVSGDVTFGSRVVLKGTVIIIANHGERIDIPSGAILENKIVSGNLRILDH from the exons ATGACTTTGGATATGAATTCCAATCAAAATACTAGCCGCCATCAGCGTAAAATTAGTTCAACTACAGAATTCAAAGAGATTGCCAAAAAAGATGCCATAAATCAATTGGCCACAGAATTGGATAAACTGAATTTAACCTGTaaaaatgacgatgaaaaaaaacaatttcaaacaGAAGCTCGTGGATTTAAAGatttattcgaaaaattcattgttggAAATGAAGCAATCGTTTGGGATAAGATTCAACCACTGCCTGATGAAGCAGTTTGTCGTTATGAAACATTAACCGATCCTCCTTCCGAATTAATTCGTGATATGCTGAATAAATTGGTGGTTGTTAAATTGAATGGTGGCCTAGGCACATCCATGGGCTGTACGGGACCGAAATCTGTGATACCAGTTCGAAATGATTTAACATTCTTGGATTTGACCGtccaacaaattgaaaaactcAACAAAACCTATGATGCCGATGTACCTTTAGTCTTGATGAATTCGTTTAATACTCATGATGGCACCTTGAAATTGCTTCGCAAATATGCAGGTTTTCGTGTGGCCATTTTTACATTCATGCAAAGTCGTTATCCACGCATCAATAAGGAGACGCTAATGCCCATCTCCACATCAGTGCATTCAAATCCAGAAGATTGGTATCCACCTGGACATGGTGATTtttatgaatcattttttgaatctGACCTTCTCGGTGATTTTCTTAAGGCTG GTCGAAAATATGTATTCTTATCGAACATTGACAATCTTGGCGCTACAGTTGATCTTAACATATTGAACTATTTACTAAATCCATCCATTTCATCGCCGCCTACCTATGTTATGGAAGTAACAAATAAGACGCATGCTGATGTCAAGGGCGGTACACTGATTCAATATGAAGGTCATGTACGTTTGTTGGAAATTGCTCAAGTTCCAAAAGCTCATGTAGATGAATTCAAAAGcgtgaaaaaattcaagattttCAACACGAATAATCTATGGATAAATTTGGCTGAACTGAAACGATTGGTTGAGAacaaaatgttgaatatGGATATCATTGTCAATAATAAGCATTCGGAATCTGGTATCGACATAATTCAATTGGAAACGGCAGTTGGATCAGCAATGAAAAGTTTTAGCGGTGCTATCGGTATAAATGTGCCGCGTAGTCGATTTTTACCTGTGAAAAAAACTTCGGATTTAATGTTGGTTATGTCTAATCTATATTCGTTGAAAGATGGTGCATTGATTATGAATCCATTACGTTCTTTTCCATCCGTGCCTTTGGTCAAACTTGGTGATTCACATTTTACAAAAGTACGAGACTTTTTATCCCGTTTCGCTAGTATACCAGATATGGTCGAACTTATCCATTTGACAGTCAGTGGTGATGTGACTTTCGGATCTAGAGTTGTTCTAaaag GAACCGTGATTATTATCGCTAATCATGGTGAACGAATCGATATTCCATCCGGTGCCATACTCGAGAACAAGATTGTTTCGGGCAATCTCCGTATTCttgatcattga
- the PolE2 gene encoding DNA polymerase epsilon subunit 2 — protein sequence MSSSNYRNQLLRKFQMNGLNVRQDALNIFESEFKHGQPPYESIDDFITVLIDKMLTQMTCEDYIINSEMAQKAIEILRDSRQTQQPNQQNQNQIVIRNTIDLEQSLESNFKFHYQQLVKQLKKLSVFESGQFRLMTIDELNTYESNIEIKCIVFAMIRHDPSRIMQFLLEDPTGKIPFQLSSQIVWREWATFQHGIYLIEGLYEGRKDSFQITSIGLPPLPIQSNSIDNVANHVDDDDRMLILLADIHLDQPTTMEALKFLFNGYNSLQQVPDIFILIGNFSSTPIDNFDFKDNMKKLVKLISTFKKLSQHSKFIFVPGPNDPSSVSTDSLVKHQFTPDHFPTTTTRLKDFHLPSNPFYVRFDDRKLCIFSNRIVSKFAKNVINSHEQLHTTKLSKNDPTIMNDFLKSIGRLIITNAHITAGLCRNYSNSLSLFSQAPDLLILADTESPYVECRPFEQSSSPHLTTSRSFSKNNFQFIVYYPKANQLEESQISI from the exons ATGTCTTCGTCGAATTATCGTAATCAATTGttgagaaaatttcaaatgaatggcCTTAATGTTCGTCAAGATGCcttaaatatttttgaatctGAATTCAAACATGGACAACCACCAtatgaatcaatcgatgattttaTCACTGTTCTTATAGATAAAATGTTGACCCAAATGACTTGCGAAGATTATATTATCAATTCAGAAATGGCACAAAAAGCAATAGAAATTTTGCGTGATTCCCGACAAACACAACAgccaaatcaacaaaaccAGAATCAAATTGTTATTAGAAATACAATCGATTTGGAACAAAGTttggaatcaaattttaagTTCCACTATCAACAATTAGTCAAACAACTGAAAAAACTTTCTGTATTTGAATCGGGACAATTTCGTTTGATGACAATCGATGAGCTAAATACATATGAATcgaatattgaaattaaatgcATTGTATTCGCCATGATTCGTCATGATCCGTCCAGAATAATGCAATTTTTGTTAGAAGACCCAACTGGtaaaattccatttcaattAAGTTCTCAAATTGTATGGCGAGAATGGGCAACATTCCAACATGGAATTTATCTAATTGAAGGTTTATATGAAGGTCGAAAGGATTCATTTCAGATTACATCGATTGGTCTTCCTCCACTTCCTATACAATCAAATTCGATCGATAATGTGGCAAATCAtgtcgatgacgatgatcgaATGCTCATTTTATTGGCTGATATTCATCTTGATCAACCTACAACAATGGAAGCgctaaaatttttatttaatggTTACAATTCTTTGCAACAGGTTCCCGatattttcatattgattGGGAATTTTTCCTCTACTCCTATTGATAACTTTGATTTCAAGG ATAACATGAAAAAGTTGGTTAAATTGATATcaacatttaaaaaattgtcacaacattcaaaatttatttttgtcccTGGTCCAAATGATCCCAGCTCGGTTTCAACAGATTCATTGGTTAAGCATCAATTTACTCCGGATCATTTTCCGACAACAACTACAAGATTGAAGGATTTCCATCTTCCTTCCAACCCATTTTATGTAAGATTTGATGATCGAAAATTATGCATCttttcgaatcgaattgtCAGCAAATTCGCCAAAAATGTCATAAATAGCCACGAACAGCTTCATACAACGAAATTGTCGAAAAATGATCCGACAATCATGAacgattttttaaaatctaTTGGACGtttaatcatcaccaatgcTCATATAACCGCTGGTCTTTGTCGAAATTACTCCAATTCATTATCTTTGTTTTCTCAAGCTCCTGACCTGTTGATTTTGGCTGATACTGAATCACCATATGTGGAATGTCGACCATTCGAACAAAGTTCATCACCACATTTGACTACCTCACGATCATTCtccaaaaataattttcaatttattgtcTATTATCCCAAAGCCAATCAATTAGAGGAATCACAAATAAGCATTTAA
- the LOC124500041 gene encoding vacuolar protein sorting-associated protein 72 homolog — MAELTKSLASTRERRSNAGSNMSRLLDKEEEDEFYKTQYGGFDEIENDNDFSASDSSDSENVIDSDFDIDENVDPIVDEDEGEKMIQQEEKRERRAATKRKSFYREPCIKKPTAAMKSPSSVVRRTPRTSLISTVPVSRNTTLRSDDAQSLYKNLRESTKKSSRETKENLEDERRRKLKSKYKRKQPYRQPTQEERLREAKRTEIENMRSLEAYKNMEIEKSKRNKTSKKLPNVPMIRYQSYRENSKDSDPCYRTIISFPNEEIFDNYFGRYNQTSHKSEINQQPRKRPISVLSGLPIRYKDPLTRFPFAKAKEFSVIRDSYVRYLEQSTLRDDVTIKKFTDSYQLSPVLELKLDQTNQTSKLVITGNSNQSQGVTNPIKASAAVTTMATIHSTNETIRDVCKYRTLKPKIPMSITSISSNTNSPVSWLVITTNNNKPQVQQVSASSTNSSQTSNNTQ, encoded by the exons atgGCAGAATTGACAAAATCATTAGCATCGACTAGAGAACGTCGATCCAATGCCGGTTCTAATATGTCTAGATTGCTAGACAAAGAAGAAGAGGATGAATTTTATAAAACTCAATATGGTGGTTTCGATGAG ATTGAGAATGACAATGATTTCTCTGCCTCTGATTCTTCAGATTCTGAAAATGTCATCGATTCTGATTTTGATATCGATGAAAATGTCGATCCAATCgtcgatgaagatgaaggtgaaaaaatgatccaacaagaagaaaaacggGAACGCCGAGCTGCAACAAAACGTAAATCATTTTATCGCGAACCTTGTATTAAAAAACCAACTGCGGCAAtgaaatcaccatcatctgTTGTTCGTCGTACTCCTCGAACTTCACTCATCAGTACTGTGCCTGTATCACGAAATACAACACTTCGTTCTGATGATGCACAATCGCTTTATAAAAATCTTCGCGAATCTACAAAGAAATCATCAAGAGAAACGAAAGAAAACCTTGAAGATGAACGACGtcgaaaattaaaatccaaGTATAAACGAAAACAACCATATCGACAGCCCACACAAGAGGAACGTTTACGTGAAGCTAAAAGAACGGAAATCGAAAATATGCGTTCCCTGGAAGCTTATAAAAATatggaaatagaaaaatcgAAACGTAATAAGACAAGTAAAAAGTTACCCAATGTTCCAATGATTCGTTATCAGTCGTATCGTGAAAACTCAAAAGATTCAGATCCATGCTATAGAACAATCATCTCATTTCCtaatgaagaaattttcgATAATTACTTTGGAAGATATAATCAAACATCTCATAAGTccgaaatcaatcaacaacctCGAAAACGTCCTATTTCAGTTCTTTCTGGTCTCCCTATTCGTTACAAAGATCCTTTAACCAGATTTCCTTTTGCTAAAGCCAAAGAATTTAGTGTTATTCGCGATTCCTATGTCCGTTATTTGGAACAATCTACATTGCGAGATGATGtaacaataaaaaagttTACAGACTCTTATCAATTATCGCCTGTATTGGAGTTAAAATTGGaccaaacaaatcaaacatcCAAATTAGTTATTACCGGCAATTCTAATCAATCTCAAGGGGTGACAAATCCGATCAAAGCATCCGCAGCTGTCACCACAATGGCCACAATTCATTCTACAAATGAAACGATTCGAGATGTTTGTAAATATCGAACATTGAAACCGAAAATTCCCATGTCTATTACTTCCATTTCATCCAATACTAATAGCCCTGTTTCCTGGTTGGTGATAacaaccaataataataagccACAAGTTCAACAGGTTTCAGCTTCATCAACTAACAGCTCTCAAACTAGTAATAATACACAATGA
- the LOC124500039 gene encoding dual specificity mitogen-activated protein kinase kinase sek-1, producing MTICNFFRKVRTRYFGDQEFDPNSTPSNENKVRGICYKKHEIIDGLDVNFSSFSDESLKFEILDFKSEDSETNVQSLNRRCYSVDAQQRRQNRLARKVNANLSLSFSGPHSHCKPSRDIIYADLVRKGAPSFGNSWSHINEKRSSRSKLSDFINSEKANRCNSSSFCINGYQYSNLTSNDFRKIGDLGSGNFGYVQRFLHLQSGSHIAVKRMKYRLDFNMENGLDDDSRKHVLNELELLSKSQHENIVKFFGYILMNYDSELWLCMELMDCCFDRLMYQSGNSPQIIPESIIGSVTVSIIDALIYLKQTHQMIHRDIKPSNILINHQGKIKLCDFGISGCLIDSMTSSRTMGSLAYQAPERIQPPTDSGINFKYDCRVDVWSLGMTLLEMALGHHPYGQWTVAFEIITKIMNPKDVPTLSTTKEKYSKNFKNFIATCLQHDYRLRPKYDQIKMTKFYKEQVQKFNTQIARDWFNLVHFQQ from the exons ATGacaatttgtaatttttttcgcaaaGTTAGAACAAGATATTTTGGTGATCAAGAATTTGATCCAAATTCCACAccttcaaatgaaaataaggTTCGAGGTATCTGTtacaaaaaacatgaaatcattgatggattagatgtgaatttttcatcattctcaGACGAATCTTTGAAATTCGAGATACTTGATTTTAAATCCGAAGATTCTGAAACTAATGTACAATCGTTGAATCGAAGATGCTACTCAGTTGATGCTCAACAAAGACGACAAAATCGACTTGCTCGAAAAGTGAATGCAAATTTATCGTTAAGTTTTTCAGGACCACATTCCCACTGCAAGCCTTCAAGAGACATAATCTATGCAGATTTGGTCAGGAAGGGCGCTCCTTCTTTCG GCAATTCATGGTCTcatatcaatgaaaaaagatcATCTCGATCTAAACTTTCCGATTTTATCAACAGCGAAAAAGCTAATCGttgtaattcatcatcattctgcaTTAATGGCTAccaatattcaaatttaactTCAAATGATTTTCGCAAGATTGGTGACTTAGGTTCAGGAAATTTTGGTTATGTTCAGCGTTTTTTGCATCTTCAATCCGGTTCTCATATCGCGGTGAAACGAATGAAATATCGTCTCGACTTTAATATGGAAAATGGCCTAGACGATGATAGTCGAAAACATGTTTTGAATGAGTTAGAGTTGTTATCCAAAAGTCAACATGAAAAcattgtcaaattttttggtTATATTTTAATGAATTATGATTCCGAACTATGGCTTTGTATGGAATTGAtggattgttgttttgatcgTCTGATGTACCAAAGCGGCAATTCTCCACAGATTATACCAGAATCTATTATCGGTTCTGTTACAGTATCAATTATTGACGCTTTGatatatttgaaacaaactcatcaaatgattcatcGTGATATCAAACCATCGAACATTCTAATCAATCACCAAGGTAAAATCAAGTTATGTGATTTTGGTATTTCCggatgtttgattgattcaatgactTCATCACGAACAATGGGTTCACTTGCTTATCAAGCACCGGAAAGAATTCAACCACCGACTGATTCtggaataaatttcaaatatgaTTGCCGTGTAGATGTCTGGAGTTTAGGAATGACTTTATTGGAAATGGCGCTTGGTCATCATCCTTATGGACAATGGACAGTTGCATTTGAGATCATAACAAAAATCATGAATCCGAAAGATGTTCCAACTTTAtcgacaacaaaagaaaagtattcaaaaaatttcaagaatttcattgCTACTTGTCTACAACACGATTATCGGCTTCGTCCCAAATATGATCAgataaaaatgacaaaattttaCAAGGAACAAgttcaaaaatttaatacACAAATTGCACGTGATTGGTTTAACTtggttcattttcaacaataa
- the LOC124500037 gene encoding alanine--glyoxylate aminotransferase 2, mitochondrial translates to MALQIQFSSLKNLCFRWIRFLSTCSAPELPPCDFIPKKHKTKLSRFEIEQIHRINLNPCLKTWYKKPVMLTQGYMQYVWDDSGNRYLDMFGGILTTSIGHCHPRLVETIQQQSTKIWHTSSLYLTEEIHDFAIKLANHFPEPLRCLFICNSGSEANDIAITMSRLYTGAFDIIALRNGYHGSTLSTMPLCSIGVWKFPLPTSFGFHHVTCPDPYRGRVGGRFCRDSLIQTNRHCNCIDADHCQAADYYIEDLQTVMDTVLPKKFAAMFAESIQGVGGVVQYPKQYIKRAYDLVKQRNGLMVMDEVQTGFGRTGTNFWEFQSHGIMPDIVTMAKGIGNGFPMAAVITTAEIAQTLTIGSYFNTFGGNPLASAIGSTVLDVIDDDNLQMRSHNLGNRLLKKLAKIRDDYNGEIVGDVRGKGLMIGMEMMLHGKPMPKDHMDQIIEDCKDMGLIVGRGGPLASVFRIAPPMCINEDDVDFTAEVIRRSIEKYCDRQAKQNF, encoded by the exons ATGGCCCTTcagattcaattttcttcgTTGAAGAATTTATGTTTTAGATGGATTCGTTTTTTATCAACATGTTCTGCCCCAGAATTACCTCCATGTGATTTTATTCCAAAAAAACATAAG ACTAAATTGAGTAGATTTGAAATAGAACAAATCCATCGTATCAATTTGAATCCATGTCTCAAAACATGGTATAAAAAACCAGTGATGTTAACGCAAGGCTATATGCAATATGTTTGGGATGATTCTGGAAATCGTTATCTCG ATATGTTTGGCGGTATCTTAACGACATCGATTGGACATTGCCATCCTCGTTTAGTCGAAaccattcaacaacaatcaacaaaaatatggCATACAAGTTCTTTATATTTGACCGAAGAGATACATGATTTCGCCATCAAATTGGCCAATCATTTTCCAGAACCATTACGATGCTTGTTTATTTGTAATTCTGGATCAGAAGCCAATGATATAGCTATAACTATGTCTAGACTTTATACAGGTGCATTTGATATTATAGCATTGAGAAATGGTTATCACGGCAGCACCCTTTCTACGATGCCATTATGTTCTATTGGTGTTTGGAAATTCCCTTTACCTACTTCTTTTGGCTTTCATCACGTTACCTGCCCTGATCCATATCGAGGACGTGTTGGTGGTCGATTTTGTCGTGATTCTCTTATTCAAACTAATCGACATTGTAATTGTATCGATGCAGATCATTGTCAAGCTGCTGATTACTACATTGAAGATCTACAAACAGTAATGGACACAGTTcttccaaaaaaatttgcagcAATGTTTGCAGAATCTATTCAAGGTGTTGGGGGTGTTGTGCAATATCCTAAACAGTACATTAAACGAGCTTATGATTTAGTAAAACAACGAAATgggttgatggtgatggatgAAGTTCAAACAGGATTTGGACGAACCGGTACTAATTTTTGGGAATTCCAATCGCATGGTATTATGCCAGACATTGTTACAATGGCAAAAGGCATAGGAAATGGCTTTCCAATGGCTGCAGTAATCACCACTGCTGAAATTGCTCAAACTTTAACAATTGGATCTTATTTCAACACATTTGGTGGCAATCCTTTGGCATCTGCTATTGGTTCAACTGTTCTGGAtgtaatcgatgatgataatctacAGATGCGTTCGCATAATCTAGGGAATAgacttttgaaaaaattggctaAAATTCGAGATGACTATAATGGTGAAATTGTTGGTGATGTTCGTGGCAAAGGTTTAATGATAGGCATGGAAATGATGCTTCATGGTAAACCGATGCCTAAGGATCATATGGATCAAATAATCGAAGACTGTAAAGATATGGGATTGATTGTCGGTCGAGGAG gtCCTCTAGCTAGTGTTTTTCGAATCGCACCTCCAATGTGCataaatgaagatgatgtaGATTTCACTGCTGAAGTCATAAGACGatcaatagaaaaatattGCGATCGGCAAgctaaacaaaatttttaa
- the LOC124500043 gene encoding cyclin-dependent kinase 1: MDRMRLKDRLNTSSTVDSSSMISNVSNSKRKHHFKEKYQIKCHLSAGAHGIVLWAIDRHHSNHENSDEISSACSPESPLIKCSKNDYYNFSHDFHENSNELQKIRNYAIKRIFIRNRIIPVKLIREIKSLQFLKGHPNVIEILDVCPSGSTINLVFPLLPTNLTTLIYSPKVNRISQDLSLLTSEFSIRFYFRMLINGLDHLHRNGIIHRDLKPSNILIDWNGQLKLADFGQARAIDFIKEDSDQEFSNDVCTRWYRAPELLWGSTHYGSEVDLWSSGCILAEMIQKYPLFHGETDIEQLSLIVRSLGNPESGEWTKNLPDFTKIQFVQVDSFDTVVETELPGWLEKFSEKNGIELYGSDSRLTLDLISKIIRYGERCTTNDLLQHEYFHSHDFTKEQEYDTEEKFLIKPKFIEHLSGPPPDIKK; this comes from the exons atggaccGTATGCGTCTTAAAGATAGATTAAATACTTCATCAACAgtggattcatcatcaatgatatcaAATG tatcaaattcaaaaagaaaacaccattttaaagaaaaatatcaaatcaaatgtcaTCTTAGTGCAGGAGCTCATGGCATTGTCCTATGGGCAATCGatcgtcatcattcaaatcatgaAAACTCTGATGAGATATCTAGTGCTTGTTCGCCAGAATCACCACTCATAAAATGCTCTAAAAACGATTATTACAATTTCAGTCAtgattttcatgaaaattcaaatgaattacaaaaaattagaaattaTGCAATCAAACGAATTTTCATTCGCAATCGTATCATTCCAGTGAAATTGATTCGTGAGATTAAATCCTTACAATTTTTGAAAGGTCATCCAAATGTCATTGAAATACTTGATGTCTGTCCATCAGGCTCTACCATTAATCTGGTCTTTCCATTATTGCCTACAAATTTGACCACTCTAATCTATAGCCCAAAAGTAAACAGAATTTCTCAAGATTTATCTTTGTTAACATCCGAATTTTCcattcgtttttattttcgtatGCTCATTAATGGTTTAGATCATCTCCATCGAAATGGCATAATTCATAGAGATTTAAAACCCTCTAACATTTTGATCGACTGGAATGGCCAATTGAAATTAGCCGATTTCGGCCAAGCACGTGCCATTGACTTTATCAAAGAAGATAGCGATCAAGAATTTTCGAATGATGTTTGTACCAGATGGTATCGTGCTCCCGAATTATTGTGGGGTTCTACTCATTATGGCTCTGAAGTCGACCTCTGGTCCTCAGGTTGCATTCTTGCcgaaatgattcaaaaatatcCATTATTTCATGGAGAAACTGATATAGAACAATTGAGCTTGATAGTGCGGTCTTTGGGAAATCCGGAATCCGGAGAATGGACAAAAAATCTACCAGATTTTactaaaattcaatttgttcaagTGGACTCATTCGATACGGTTGTAGAAACTGAATTACCTGGATGGTTGGAGaaattttctgaaaaaaatggtatcGAATTATATGGATCGGATTCAAGGTTGACACTAGACCTGATTTCCAAAATCATCAGATATGGTGAACGTTGTACAACTAATGACTTATTACAacatgaatattttcattctcatgATTTTACAAAGGAACAAGAATATGATactgaagaaaaatttcttattAAACCCAAGTTCATAGAACATTTATCGGGACCTCCACCAgatatcaaaaaataa
- the UGP gene encoding UDP-glucose pyrophosphorylase isoform X1: protein MNGSAKNYISLNAKPTMTLDMNSNQNTSRHQRKISSTTEFKEIAKKDAINQLATELDKLNLTCKNDDEKKQFQTEARGFKDLFEKFIVGNEAIVWDKIQPLPDEAVCRYETLTDPPSELIRDMLNKLVVVKLNGGLGTSMGCTGPKSVIPVRNDLTFLDLTVQQIEKLNKTYDADVPLVLMNSFNTHDGTLKLLRKYAGFRVAIFTFMQSRYPRINKETLMPISTSVHSNPEDWYPPGHGDFYESFFESDLLGDFLKAGRKYVFLSNIDNLGATVDLNILNYLLNPSISSPPTYVMEVTNKTHADVKGGTLIQYEGHVRLLEIAQVPKAHVDEFKSVKKFKIFNTNNLWINLAELKRLVENKMLNMDIIVNNKHSESGIDIIQLETAVGSAMKSFSGAIGINVPRSRFLPVKKTSDLMLVMSNLYSLKDGALIMNPLRSFPSVPLVKLGDSHFTKVRDFLSRFASIPDMVELIHLTVSGDVTFGSRVVLKGTVIIIANHGERIDIPSGAILENKIVSGNLRILDH from the exons atgaacGGTTCAGctaaaaattatatttcattgaatgCTAAG CCAACAATGACTTTGGATATGAATTCCAATCAAAATACTAGCCGCCATCAGCGTAAAATTAGTTCAACTACAGAATTCAAAGAGATTGCCAAAAAAGATGCCATAAATCAATTGGCCACAGAATTGGATAAACTGAATTTAACCTGTaaaaatgacgatgaaaaaaaacaatttcaaacaGAAGCTCGTGGATTTAAAGatttattcgaaaaattcattgttggAAATGAAGCAATCGTTTGGGATAAGATTCAACCACTGCCTGATGAAGCAGTTTGTCGTTATGAAACATTAACCGATCCTCCTTCCGAATTAATTCGTGATATGCTGAATAAATTGGTGGTTGTTAAATTGAATGGTGGCCTAGGCACATCCATGGGCTGTACGGGACCGAAATCTGTGATACCAGTTCGAAATGATTTAACATTCTTGGATTTGACCGtccaacaaattgaaaaactcAACAAAACCTATGATGCCGATGTACCTTTAGTCTTGATGAATTCGTTTAATACTCATGATGGCACCTTGAAATTGCTTCGCAAATATGCAGGTTTTCGTGTGGCCATTTTTACATTCATGCAAAGTCGTTATCCACGCATCAATAAGGAGACGCTAATGCCCATCTCCACATCAGTGCATTCAAATCCAGAAGATTGGTATCCACCTGGACATGGTGATTtttatgaatcattttttgaatctGACCTTCTCGGTGATTTTCTTAAGGCTG GTCGAAAATATGTATTCTTATCGAACATTGACAATCTTGGCGCTACAGTTGATCTTAACATATTGAACTATTTACTAAATCCATCCATTTCATCGCCGCCTACCTATGTTATGGAAGTAACAAATAAGACGCATGCTGATGTCAAGGGCGGTACACTGATTCAATATGAAGGTCATGTACGTTTGTTGGAAATTGCTCAAGTTCCAAAAGCTCATGTAGATGAATTCAAAAGcgtgaaaaaattcaagattttCAACACGAATAATCTATGGATAAATTTGGCTGAACTGAAACGATTGGTTGAGAacaaaatgttgaatatGGATATCATTGTCAATAATAAGCATTCGGAATCTGGTATCGACATAATTCAATTGGAAACGGCAGTTGGATCAGCAATGAAAAGTTTTAGCGGTGCTATCGGTATAAATGTGCCGCGTAGTCGATTTTTACCTGTGAAAAAAACTTCGGATTTAATGTTGGTTATGTCTAATCTATATTCGTTGAAAGATGGTGCATTGATTATGAATCCATTACGTTCTTTTCCATCCGTGCCTTTGGTCAAACTTGGTGATTCACATTTTACAAAAGTACGAGACTTTTTATCCCGTTTCGCTAGTATACCAGATATGGTCGAACTTATCCATTTGACAGTCAGTGGTGATGTGACTTTCGGATCTAGAGTTGTTCTAaaag GAACCGTGATTATTATCGCTAATCATGGTGAACGAATCGATATTCCATCCGGTGCCATACTCGAGAACAAGATTGTTTCGGGCAATCTCCGTATTCttgatcattga